The following are from one region of the Magallana gigas chromosome 6, xbMagGiga1.1, whole genome shotgun sequence genome:
- the LOC117681243 gene encoding putative nuclease HARBI1, whose translation MKWHHLHQMMGRCYCNLNHLFLTGFPKVIGCVDSTQIRISTPKANEADYVNRKGFHSLNVQMVCDPNFRITSLCARWPGSCHDARIWRTSGLYQKFENGDYDGMLLGDSGYPLSRYLMTPYLTPRTQSEERFNSSLCRTRVLIEQTFGIMKRKFQALHFGLRTSPDQAVSYITACCILHNIGIERGDTIISGDCRELNVADCQQAVINAHPRADGVAKRASITQSFF comes from the exons atgaaatggcATCACCTTCACCAAATGATG GGAAGATGTTATTGTaacttaaatcatttatttttgacaGGATTCCCTAAAGTTATAGGATGCGTTGATAGTACTCAAATTCGCATTTCAACACCAAAAGCTAATGAAGCAGACTATGTGAATAGGAAAGGTTTCCATAGTCTTAATGTTCAG atggtatgtgaTCCAAATTTTCGAATCACATCATTGTGTGCCCGTTGGCCTGGTTCCTGTCATGATGCAAGGATTTGGAGAACCTCTGGTCTCtatcaaaaatttgaaaacg GTGACTACGATGGCATGTTATTGGGAGACTCTGGGTATCCCCTATCCAGGTACCTTATGACTCCGTATCTAACCCCTCGGACCCAGTCTGAAGAGAGGTTCAACTCAAGTCTCTGCCGAACACGAGTGCTCATTGAGCAGACTTTCGggataatgaaaagaaaatttcaggCTCTTCATTTTGGCCTCCGCACGTCTCCAGATCAGGCAGTGTCATACATTACCGCATGCTGTATCCTACATAACATAGGCATTGAGAGGGGGGATACAATTATCAGTGGTGACTGCAGGGAACTGAATGTAGCAGACTGCCAACAAGCAGTTATAAACGCACATCCAAGAGCTGATGGGGTGGCAAAGAGAGCCTCCATTACACAATCATTTTTTTGA
- the LOC136276448 gene encoding uncharacterized protein, with the protein MSSVSQTVDPADDHLEQGSEEQSLTDTPTISTVTSVEKVPTVQVNHGVKRKGKTNAGEGKRRRYEDLVGKNLLLDNKRLEEELHRVQEEREVLALKKEVLLLKKQKLLGEIQTLYPSFLAEL; encoded by the exons ATGTCTTCAGTTTCTCAGACAGTTGACCCTGCAGATGACCACCTCGAACAAG GTTCAGAAGAACAGAGTTTGACAGATACACCTACCATTAGTACGGTTACCTCAGTTGAGAAAG ttCCAACAGTTCAAGTGAATCATGGAGTGAAACGAAAAGGAAAGACAAATGCAG GAGAAGGCAAAAGAAGAAGATATGAGGACCTAGTGGGGAAGAACTTGTTATTAGACAACAAAAGACTGGAGGAGGAATTACACAGAGTTCAAGAGGAGAGAGAAGTTCTGGCATTAAAGAAAGAGGTCTTGTTGTTAAAGAAACAGAAACTTTTAGGAGAAATCCAAACTCTATATCCCAGTTTTCTAGCCGAGTTGtaa